CAATTCTGTTTCATCCCCCAGAAATACAGACTGATCCCAAACTGACCCAGCAACATAGATAATTCTAAAAACCCATAAAAAAAGAAAAGCTGCTCATCCCGTCCGGACCAGCAGCTTAAGCATGATTATGAAAGACTAAATTACTATTCTTATTTCGGTGGAGTCAGCTTATCTGACTCGTGTAGTTCCGACTTATTTTATGTCTCTGACTACATTACAAGTATACGATGATCGATCAGTGACGTCTATTAAAAATCGGTGAACTCTAGAATCTATCAGGTGAAATACAAGATATATCCGGTTAACTACAAAGTGAAGATAGGGGGAATATATGGCTCTATGGCAAGGATTGAGGCATAACCATATACTTTCCTGTCATATGCCATATACATTATTGGGCACGCCTAGTTTTTGGCAATTAATCGGTATCCTACTCCTCTGATATTCTGAATTTGGAGTGAATCATCAGGCTTGAGGTATTTTCTGATTCGCGAAATAAAAACATCCATACTGCGGGCTACAAAAAAACCATCATCCTGCCAGATCTTTTCCAAAAACTCCTGACGAGTGATGATCTGATTGGGCGACTGAAAAAACAATTGAAGCACCCGAGCCTCTTTGTAAGTCAGTTGCCTTTCTTGCTCTTGAATATGAAGTAGCAGATTATCCAAATCTAATTTCGCCTGTCCCACAGACAAGGTCTGAACGGTTTTATTTTGGTCAAGCCTAGGATTGCAGCGCTTGAGTATAGCCTCAACCCTGTATTTCAATTCTGTGACGCTGAAGGGTTTGGTCACATAATCGTCCGCTCCTACTTCAAAGCCTTTGATCCTATCCTGTGTCTGATTTTTGGCTGTGAGAAAAACCAGCGGAACTTTTTGATCGTACTTTCGGATCTCAGCGGCTAACTCATAGCCATCCCGATGGGGCATCATGACATCTAGCAAACAGATATCGAATGAATCACTTCTGAAACTGCTCAAGCCTCTGACGCCATCTT
This is a stretch of genomic DNA from Reichenbachiella ulvae. It encodes these proteins:
- a CDS encoding response regulator transcription factor, whose protein sequence is MIKILLVEDDESLGFMLQENLNTDQWQVTWAKDGVRGLSSFRSDSFDICLLDVMMPHRDGYELAAEIRKYDQKVPLVFLTAKNQTQDRIKGFEVGADDYVTKPFSVTELKYRVEAILKRCNPRLDQNKTVQTLSVGQAKLDLDNLLLHIQEQERQLTYKEARVLQLFFQSPNQIITRQEFLEKIWQDDGFFVARSMDVFISRIRKYLKPDDSLQIQNIRGVGYRLIAKN